One Myxococcaceae bacterium JPH2 genomic window, GTCCACCTCACGCTGGCGCGCATCGAGGGCGCGGAAGGAGGCACGCGAGGCATCTCGCTCTTCGCGGTGCCGTCGCGCCGTCCCGAGGGCGACGCGCTGGTGCCCAACGACGTGAACGTGGCGGGCGTCATCCACAAGATTGGCTGGCGCGGCTTGCCCAGCCTGGTCCTCAACTACGGCGAGGCGGGGGACTGCCACGGCTGGCTGGTGGGGCAGCCCGGTCGCGGGCTGGCGTGCATGTTCCAGATGATGAACGAGGCGCGCATCATGGTGGGCCTCAACGGCGTGGCCACCGCGTCGGTCGCGTACCACGAGGCGCTGGCCTACGCGCGCGAGCGTCCTCAAGGTCGCCCCGCCTGGGCCAAGGACGCCAGCCGGCCGCAGTCGCCCATCATCGAGCACGCGGACGTCCGTCGCATGCTGCTGCGGCAGAAGGCCATCGTGGAGGGCGGCCTCTCGCTGCTGCTGTCCGCGTCGTATCAGGCGGACCTCGCGGGCCACTCACCGGACGCGGCGACGCGCGAGCGCGCCAGTCGGCTGTTGGATTTGCTCACGCCCATCGCCAAGACGTTCCCGGCGGAGAAGGGCTTCGAGGCCAACGCGCTCGCCCTCCAGATTCACGGCGGCTACGGCTACTCCAGCGAGTACTCGCCGGAGTCGTGGCTGCGCGACCAGAAGCTCAACAGCATCCATGAGGGCACCACGGGCATCCAGGGCCTCGACCTGCTGGGGCGCAAGGTCATCGCGGGCGAGGGCGCCGCGCTGCGCGCCTTCCAGGAAGAAGTGGACGCCACGGTGGAGCGCGCGCGGGCCGCGGGCGTGGAGGCCGCGTGGTGCGACGCGCTCCTGGGCGCGATGTCCGAGGCCGCCACGCTGACGATGGAGCTGGCGGCGCGGGGACTCGCGGGCGAGGTGGAGGCCATGCTCCGCCACAGCGCGGACTTCCTGGAGATGTTC contains:
- a CDS encoding acyl-CoA dehydrogenase; its protein translation is MSAPRPNPLLSDRDVDFQLHEVLAVSRLFSLPDFADHSRDTVSLLLESTRRFARAELYPTYRAMDEAPPVFEHGRVRVHPALRALYAGMVDLGLLTATRPPEVGGQHLPLTVHAVASAYLMAGNLSAYGYLGLTLGAAHLLEVFGSPWVRDTFMTRLYRGEWTGTMALTEPQAGSSLADVKTRATPMPDGSWRIQGSKIFISGGDHDFAENVVHLTLARIEGAEGGTRGISLFAVPSRRPEGDALVPNDVNVAGVIHKIGWRGLPSLVLNYGEAGDCHGWLVGQPGRGLACMFQMMNEARIMVGLNGVATASVAYHEALAYARERPQGRPAWAKDASRPQSPIIEHADVRRMLLRQKAIVEGGLSLLLSASYQADLAGHSPDAATRERASRLLDLLTPIAKTFPAEKGFEANALALQIHGGYGYSSEYSPESWLRDQKLNSIHEGTTGIQGLDLLGRKVIAGEGAALRAFQEEVDATVERARAAGVEAAWCDALLGAMSEAATLTMELAARGLAGEVEAMLRHSADFLEMFSVLAVAWRWLDQAAAAREGLARGTDGQAFYEGKLAAAQYWFAVEVPRVALLATLCRTAEDSYARMRPEWF